In Rutidosis leptorrhynchoides isolate AG116_Rl617_1_P2 chromosome 2, CSIRO_AGI_Rlap_v1, whole genome shotgun sequence, one genomic interval encodes:
- the LOC139890313 gene encoding uncharacterized protein: MVGEVESNYRSLMRQEDPLKLKGKFFKVAIRHAMLYGLECWPLTKAQGRRMEVAEMRMLRWTCGKTMLDMIPNSVFRKNLKVRSIIDKLREERLRWFGHVRRRPLTAPVRRVEALTVDGVY, encoded by the exons ATGGTGGGTGAAGTGGAGAGCAACTACCGTAgtcttatgcgacaagaagatccccTTAAGTTGAAAGGGAAATTTTTTAAGGTGGCAATTAGACATGCCATGTTATACGGATTAGAGTGTTGGCCATTGACGAAGGCACAAGGGAGAAGGATGGAGGTAgcagagatgaggatgcttaggtggacatgtGGTAAAACCATGTTGGATATGATCCCAAATAGTGTTTTTAGGAAGAATCTGAAAGTTAGAAGCATCATAGACAAGCTAAGGGAAGAacgacttcgatggtttgggcatgtgaggagGCGACCTCTTACTGCGCCTGTGAGGAGAGTCGAGGCACTTACGGTTgacggc GTTTACTAA